A segment of the Lactobacillus sp. ESL0700 genome:
AGCAAATAGCGCATTTCTGAAAATCCTTGTAAAGAAATTCTTTTAGAAAAACGAACGATTGCTGACGGCGATACGTTACATTTGGATGCTAGTTGTGTCAAATTTAATGATAAAACCGATTTTTTAGAAGATTTTATGACCTGCCAAATATGTTTATCAGTATCTGTAAGCCGCTCAAAGTTTTTAATTACTAGATCGTCAATCACCAGCACTACCTCCATTAAATGAACCATCATTAATAAAATAATTCGTTGACTAATTGCATTGTCTGTCATTATTCTATCTATTTCAAGTACATTAAACAAAGAACCTGATTATGCTAGGTACAACAAGTTTTCACTCGCATCTATTTGCTTTAGATTATCTTCCGGCTTTTCAACTTGATGGCCATTATTATCTGTAATAATCATGACTACTATCGGATCATAGCCAGCCTGTTTAATATTAGCTAAATCCATTTTAATTAGCGGCTGGCCTTGTGTGACTTCTTCGCCCTGCTCAACCTCAGCAGTAAAGCCCTCGCCGTGCAGGTCAACTGTATCAATTCCTAAATGCAGCAAAATCTCACAGCCAGTCCGAGCATCTTTAAGTCCGATTGCATGCTTGGTCTTGGCTAGCATCACTACCTGACCCGTAACAGGTGAAGTTACTTCACCAGTTGTCGGTTCAATCGCTATTGTTTTACCTAAAATCTCTTGAGCAAAAGTTTCATCTTTAATATCTTTAGCTGGCACAATTTGTCCTGTAACTGGAGCAACTATTTCACCAGAATTACTGTTTGTTGTTGCAACCGGCTCATCATTAGCAACATCCTTACCAGCTTTAGCTTGTTCCCACTCTTGAATCTTCTTATTAGGATCAAAGAAGAAGTAAACTAGTGAACCAGAAACTAACATCGCTGTAATATGAATAATAAAATAGTTAATCAATGCTTGTTTACTGTACAAATATGTAACTAAACCCGGAATAGCAGCTACGCCCATGCCAGAACTTGCGGCATGCAGTAAACCAGCTACCATCCCTGAAACAGCACCACCACATAGAGCGAAGATAAATGGCATCCCGAATTGTAAGTTAACACCAAAGATAGCAGGTTCAGTAATTCCCAAAAATGCTGGCAATGATGAAGAAGTGTATAGACTGCGCTTCTTAGCATCCTTAACTTTCAATCCAGTTACTAGAGCTGCGGTTGCTTGGGCGATAATCCCACCAGTAATCATTGCGTTAAATTGGTTGAAACCAGTCGTAGCAAGCAGGCTAGATTCTAGGGCTAAGAAGATATGGTGCATCCCCGTAACCACAATTGCCTGTTGGGTACCACCAATAATTAATCCACCTAAACCAAATGGCAGATTAATTACAGCCTTGGCAACAAACAAGATACCGTGTTCAATTTCCTGGCAAACTGGCCCAATAACTAACAGACCAAGTAATCCTGAAATCAGCAGTGTAACAAACGGTGTAATTATTAAGTCTAAACTATCTGGAACTATCTTTTCAGCTTTTTCTCAATATATGCAGCTAGCATAACTACTACTAAGGCAGGTAAGACTGAACCGGCATAGCTAACAACATTGTCTTGAATGCCAAAGATATTAATCGTCAGTGCCTTTGCCGTCCCCTTAATAATATCGTTAGGGTTAGGCAAGAGCGGGTTAACTAACATCAAACCGAGGATTAAGCCCAATACTGGTGACCCACCAAATTGGCGCATTCCCGACCATGCAATTAAAACTGGTAGGAAAGTGAATGCTGTTTTCATCAAAACTGTGGCAATAGTCAATGCAGCTGGACTCATGTGAACATTAAATGCCGTCAAGCAGTTAATAATCCCACTGAATAATCCAGTTGCAACTAAAGCAGGAATTACAGGGATAAAAATATCTCCCAAAATTCGGGACACTTTTTGTGGTAAGGACATGCCCTCATATTGACTAGCTTGCCCGCCATCTTGGTTATCGTTATTAGATACCAAATTGTAAATTCGGTCTACTAGCCCAGTACCCAAGATAACTTGGAACTGATCACCAGAATAAAATTCACCCTTAACGCCAGCAATTGAACTAATGCCGTCTTCATTAATCTTACTTTTATCAAACGGCGTAATTCTAAGTCTAGTTGAACAATGTGACACGTTCTTGATATTATTTTTTCCGCCTATGTTTGCCAAAATTTCTTTAGCAATATTACGATCATTGGTTTTCAACGTTCTTACCTCCTTATTTATGGTCTAACGCAAGTGCCATCTGGCAATCGGCTAATTGTCCAATCACTGGTCCAATCATCCTTAAATGAAATTTCCGGATATTCTTTAGCCGCTTCTTCATCAATATCGACGCCGATACCAGGGCGGTCATTAACATAAATATAACCATCACGAACAGTAGGTGTCCCCGGAAATACCCGATAAGTATTTTCCTTAATGCTATTGCTCCACTCCTGAACACCACAATTGTGTGAAGATAAACTCAATTGGGCATTGACAGCATGACCAATAGCTGACAAGTCTCCCGGGCCATGCCATGAAGTCTGGATGCCATACAAATCGGCAAAAGCAATTAACTTCCTGATTGGAGTAATACCACCAATCTGACTAATATGGCATCTGATAAAGTCAATGTCACGATCCTGAATTACCTTCATCCATTCGCGTGGATTATTAAACAATTCACCCATCGATAGAGGAACACTTGTCTGCTCCCTAACTCTACCTAACCAATCCATTTGTTCTAGTGGAACAACATCTTCCATGAATAGCGGCGAGAACTTCTCCATTTTTCTTAAAAAAGTAATTGCCTGATTAGGCGTCAATCTCTCATGAACATCATGAATTAGCCTTATCTTGTCGCCGAACACATCATGAACCTTAGTAAAAGCTCGTAAAACTGTATCCATGTACAAGTACGGATCATAATAAACACCATCATTGGGCCCAGTCACTGGACCGTAATCTGAACCACCATAACCGTTAACTTGAACCCGAATATTAGTCCAGCCCTGGTCGACCTTACCTTGAACCTGCTTAACGGCATCATCTACCGAAGAAGCATCAACATGAGTATATGCAGGAATGGCATCGCGACATTTACCACCAAACAATTCATATAGCGGCATGTCAGCCAACTTACCCTTAATATCCCACAAGGCCATGTCAATTCCTGCTACTGCATTATTGAGAACTGGACCATTGCGCCAGTAGGAGTTAGCTGTGCAGGCCTGCCAAATATCTTCAATATTGTTTGGGGATTTCCCAATCAACATCGGCTTAAGATAGCTGTCAATTGCCTTCTTAACGACCTTGATTCTTTGAGTAAATGTTGCACACCCGACACCATAAATGCTTGGGTCATTTGTCAACACTTTGACGACCAATAAATTTATTCCTTCCGGAGCAGTGATAATGGTTTTAACATCTGTTATTACCAATTTCTTCATGAATCACTTCACCTCTCGCTTTCTAAAACAATTTTTATTGTAAGGGCTTCCTCGAAAAATAGATATACTTCTTGACCATTTGAATTTTTACTTCGCAAGTTGAATAATTTTTTATTTCTTAAAAAATTTTTTAAACAAAAAAAGAGCCTTACAACCGTAAGACTCTTACTCTTTTATAAAAATTTTTATCTTAACACACGCATATTGCTCTGCTTATCCATTACCGCACGAATCTCCGCATCAGTAACCAAATTAAGATCGCCGCTAATTGTCAGCTTCAAAACGCTGGCAGCAATCGCATAATCAAGTCTATCTTGGGCACTGAAATCATGCAATAAACCATGCATTAACCCCGCACCAAAGGCATCGCCGGCAGCAACGCCTTCCCACACGTGCATCTTATAAATCGGTGTTTCATAAACTTGCCCGTGATCAATCATCAGCGCCATCCATTCCGAATCCTCAACAGAATGAATGTTGCGTAAGACGCTAGCAACTGTTTGACACTTAGGGTACTTAGCAGTGATGGCTTGCATCCCCTTGATAAAAGCATCTTTTTGTTCAATGCCGCGACTCATATCACCATCAAAAGCCTTGATACCCAGTGTTGCTTCAAAATCTTCATCATTTGCCAAACAAACATCGACATACGGCATCAATTGTGCCATTGCCTGTTGCGCTTTTTCTGGAGACCACATTTTACCGCGATAATTCAGATCGCACACGACTTGAATATCATGGTCAAGACAATATTGACAGGCTGCTAATACCGCCTGAAACATTTCAGTGGAAACAGCGGGCGTAATTCCTGAGAAGTAGAAATAACTGGCATCCTGCAAAATTTCGGCCCAGTTATATTCGGCCGCCTTTGAAACTGCAAATGAACTACCAGCACGATCATAAACCACACTGGTGTTGCGAACACTCGCACCTTTTTCAAAGAAATAAATACCTAGTCTTGGGCCACCAATCCGCATTTCAGCTGTGTCGACACCATAGCGGCGCAAAGTTCCTAAGGCTGCTTGACCAACCGCATTTTGCGGTACTTTAGAAACAAACTGCGCATGATCGCCAAGTAATGACAAAGAAGTTGCGACATTAGCTTCCGCACCACCGTAAAGACCCGAAAAAGTATCAGTTTGGATAATCCGTTGGTTCTCTGCTGGCTTAAGCCGCAGCATCATTTCGCCAAAAGTTACTACCTTCTGCATTCGTCTCACCTATTTTCCTTGGATTCTTAAAATTTCCTTATGGTAGGCTTCTGCTTGTTTAGTCACTGCATCGTAGTCACCTTTAGCAGCTGCTGCAGTTAAATTGCTGCCGGCACCAACGACAACAACACCGGCTTCAAACCATTCGTGCATGTTCTCAAGGTTAACGCCACCAGTTGGCATAATGTTAACTTGAGGTAGTGGTGCCTTAACTGCCTTGATAAAGCCGCGACCCAAGACACTGCCCGGAAATACTTTGACAATTTCTGCACCATAACGCATTGCCGTTTGAATTTCAGTAACTGTCATGCAGCCCGGCATGTAAGGAATTTGGTATTCATTACACAATAATGCAACTTCCTTATCAAAGGATGGCGCAACGATAAATTTAGCACCCGCCATAATGGCAATTCTTGCAGTGACAGCATCTAATACTGTGCCGGCACCAACAACAACTTCTGGGTCAGCGCTATATTCATCGTGAAGCTCGCGAATAATTTCATCTGCTTGTGGTGCAGTGAATGTTAATTCGATTGCCTTAACGCCGCCTTTAATACAAGCAACTGCTGTCTTGTAAGCTTCTTCTTTTGACTTACCGCGAACAACAGCAACCACACCCGCATTCTGCACTGCAAGCAATGTTTCAGTCTTTTGCATAATATTTCCTCCGATTTTTATCACTAATTATAACTTTATGGTAAACCTTTACCTTATTTTTTTCAATCATTATCTTGGAAGTGATGATAATTCATCCCTCCCGATTAGTTGTTTGCTATAATAGCGATATAAACATTGAATTTGAGGCTTTTATGAAAAGAAAAACAGCTAGTATTAAAGATGTCGCTAACCTAGCGGGCGTATCAATCGCAACCGTGTCACGATTTTTGCACGGAAAATATAATCGAATGTCACAAACGACTGCCCAAAAGGTTGCGAGTGCAATTGAACAACTAAAT
Coding sequences within it:
- a CDS encoding glucose PTS transporter subunit IIA; the protein is MVPDSLDLIITPFVTLLISGLLGLLVIGPVCQEIEHGILFVAKAVINLPFGLGGLIIGGTQQAIVVTGMHHIFLALESSLLATTGFNQFNAMITGGIIAQATAALVTGLKVKDAKKRSLYTSSSLPAFLGITEPAIFGVNLQFGMPFIFALCGGAVSGMVAGLLHAASSGMGVAAIPGLVTYLYSKQALINYFIIHITAMLVSGSLVYFFFDPNKKIQEWEQAKAGKDVANDEPVATTNSNSGEIVAPVTGQIVPAKDIKDETFAQEILGKTIAIEPTTGEVTSPVTGQVVMLAKTKHAIGLKDARTGCEILLHLGIDTVDLHGEGFTAEVEQGEEVTQGQPLIKMDLANIKQAGYDPIVVMIITDNNGHQVEKPEDNLKQIDASENLLYLA
- a CDS encoding PTS transporter subunit EIIC, whose product is MKTNDRNIAKEILANIGGKNNIKNVSHCSTRLRITPFDKSKINEDGISSIAGVKGEFYSGDQFQVILGTGLVDRIYNLVSNNDNQDGGQASQYEGMSLPQKVSRILGDIFIPVIPALVATGLFSGIINCLTAFNVHMSPAALTIATVLMKTAFTFLPVLIAWSGMRQFGGSPVLGLILGLMLVNPLLPNPNDIIKGTAKALTINIFGIQDNVVSYAGSVLPALVVVMLAAYIEKKLKR
- a CDS encoding enolase C-terminal domain-like protein; the protein is MKKLVITDVKTIITAPEGINLLVVKVLTNDPSIYGVGCATFTQRIKVVKKAIDSYLKPMLIGKSPNNIEDIWQACTANSYWRNGPVLNNAVAGIDMALWDIKGKLADMPLYELFGGKCRDAIPAYTHVDASSVDDAVKQVQGKVDQGWTNIRVQVNGYGGSDYGPVTGPNDGVYYDPYLYMDTVLRAFTKVHDVFGDKIRLIHDVHERLTPNQAITFLRKMEKFSPLFMEDVVPLEQMDWLGRVREQTSVPLSMGELFNNPREWMKVIQDRDIDFIRCHISQIGGITPIRKLIAFADLYGIQTSWHGPGDLSAIGHAVNAQLSLSSHNCGVQEWSNSIKENTYRVFPGTPTVRDGYIYVNDRPGIGVDIDEEAAKEYPEISFKDDWTSDWTISRLPDGTCVRP
- a CDS encoding sugar kinase, coding for MQKVVTFGEMMLRLKPAENQRIIQTDTFSGLYGGAEANVATSLSLLGDHAQFVSKVPQNAVGQAALGTLRRYGVDTAEMRIGGPRLGIYFFEKGASVRNTSVVYDRAGSSFAVSKAAEYNWAEILQDASYFYFSGITPAVSTEMFQAVLAACQYCLDHDIQVVCDLNYRGKMWSPEKAQQAMAQLMPYVDVCLANDEDFEATLGIKAFDGDMSRGIEQKDAFIKGMQAITAKYPKCQTVASVLRNIHSVEDSEWMALMIDHGQVYETPIYKMHVWEGVAAGDAFGAGLMHGLLHDFSAQDRLDYAIAASVLKLTISGDLNLVTDAEIRAVMDKQSNMRVLR
- a CDS encoding bifunctional 4-hydroxy-2-oxoglutarate aldolase/2-dehydro-3-deoxy-phosphogluconate aldolase produces the protein MQKTETLLAVQNAGVVAVVRGKSKEEAYKTAVACIKGGVKAIELTFTAPQADEIIRELHDEYSADPEVVVGAGTVLDAVTARIAIMAGAKFIVAPSFDKEVALLCNEYQIPYMPGCMTVTEIQTAMRYGAEIVKVFPGSVLGRGFIKAVKAPLPQVNIMPTGGVNLENMHEWFEAGVVVVGAGSNLTAAAAKGDYDAVTKQAEAYHKEILRIQGK